From Woronichinia naegeliana WA131, the proteins below share one genomic window:
- a CDS encoding Uma2 family endonuclease: MTVVTSPPILTENQRFVLPGRHSWQDFKAIQGVMEQQSGLRMTYLDGVIEFMTLGEYHETIKSMIAILLGIYFWQQGIQFIPVGSATRESKEKSVSFEPDESYYLGEKKEHPDLAIEVNVTSGSPQKLEKYQRLSIREVWIWQAEKLVIYVLEGDRYQETPTSKLLPNLDIALLEECVMMPSRLEAIQRFTTR; this comes from the coding sequence ATGACCGTTGTCACTTCTCCGCCCATCCTTACCGAAAACCAACGTTTTGTCTTACCTGGTCGCCATTCTTGGCAGGATTTTAAGGCGATTCAAGGGGTGATGGAACAGCAATCTGGACTGCGTATGACCTATCTAGACGGAGTAATTGAGTTCATGACTCTGGGTGAGTACCACGAAACAATTAAAAGCATGATTGCCATTTTGTTAGGGATTTATTTTTGGCAACAAGGAATTCAATTTATTCCAGTCGGTAGTGCGACCCGTGAATCTAAAGAAAAATCGGTATCTTTTGAGCCAGATGAATCCTATTATCTAGGAGAAAAAAAAGAACATCCTGATTTGGCGATCGAGGTTAATGTCACCAGTGGTAGTCCCCAAAAACTGGAAAAATATCAACGGCTTAGTATTCGAGAAGTTTGGATATGGCAAGCTGAAAAATTGGTGATTTACGTCTTAGAAGGCGATCGCTACCAGGAAACTCCAACCAGTAAATTACTGCCAAATTTAGATATTGCACTACTGGAGGAATGCGTAATGATGCCTTCCCGACTGGAGGCAATCCAACGGTTTACAACTCGATAA
- a CDS encoding type II toxin-antitoxin system PemK/MazF family toxin — protein MDNLWQMKGKIVLIQFPFEDLSSSKVRPAYCLTNKVGVYQHIIFALITSRIPESPLHTDIILRPENPDFMMSGLRKSSTIRLDHLVTLRASLIQRELGLLSLKTRTLIVNILYDILRS, from the coding sequence ATGGACAACCTGTGGCAAATGAAGGGTAAAATCGTTTTGATTCAATTTCCCTTTGAAGATTTATCTTCCAGTAAAGTTCGTCCTGCTTATTGTCTAACAAATAAAGTTGGAGTCTATCAACATATTATCTTTGCTCTAATCACCAGCCGTATTCCCGAAAGTCCCCTCCATACAGATATTATTCTAAGACCAGAAAATCCAGATTTTATGATGAGTGGTCTTCGCAAATCATCAACCATCAGGCTTGATCACTTGGTAACACTTCGAGCTTCACTGATTCAGCGTGAGCTAGGATTATTATCCTTAAAAACTCGAACCTTAATTGTAAATATTTTGTATGATATTCTACGCTCCTAA
- a CDS encoding HigA family addiction module antitoxin, producing MNITQETLASYLNISIKQINEIIQEKDKITPEIAWLLAQAFNTTPQFWMNLQTNYDLALNKPKDVKQAITT from the coding sequence ATGAATATTACTCAAGAAACTCTAGCAAGTTATTTGAATATCTCAATAAAGCAAATTAACGAAATCATTCAAGAAAAAGATAAAATTACACCAGAAATAGCCTGGTTATTAGCTCAAGCTTTTAATACCACACCACAATTTTGGATGAATTTACAGACTAACTACGATCTAGCCTTGAATAAACCTAAAGACGTTAAACAGGCAATAACAACTTGA
- a CDS encoding type II toxin-antitoxin system RelE/ParE family toxin — MDILNSVEKKLDILNSVEKLDDLKSPPGNRLEALKGNLKGFHSIRINNQWRIIFQWQNGNVSKVQIIDYHD; from the coding sequence TTGGATATTTTAAACTCTGTTGAAAAGAAATTGGATATTTTAAACTCTGTTGAAAAGTTAGATGACCTAAAAAGTCCGCCAGGCAATCGTTTAGAAGCACTTAAGGGCAATCTGAAAGGATTCCACAGTATTCGGATTAACAATCAATGGCGAATTATCTTTCAATGGCAAAATGGTAACGTTAGCAAAGTCCAAATTATTGACTATCACGATTAA
- a CDS encoding transposase → MLEWWTKNFASCELGDERLNNRAFSIGKKLSEGFGKALSEVFKGGNELKRAYEFLGIRKQTLSR, encoded by the coding sequence ATGTTGGAATGGTGGACAAAAAACTTTGCCAGTTGTGAATTGGGAGACGAGAGGCTAAACAATCGTGCCTTCTCGATTGGGAAAAAGTTAAGTGAGGGGTTTGGAAAAGCCTTATCAGAAGTGTTTAAGGGAGGAAACGAGTTAAAGAGGGCCTATGAATTTTTGGGAATCCGAAAACAGACTTTGTCAAGATAA
- a CDS encoding IS4 family transposase, with product MTTAAVEEYKIMLSVGDTTFLDYRNIKEKREGYGPTGKGGNGLILHSALAIEPEKGQVLGLLWQKLWNREVKEKPPTDETAKQKKERQKEQRKAARQRPFEEKESYKWVEALNTCEKQVESSTRVIHVFDREGDVSEVFDSVRQLKHTGVLVRASHNRSLDKNSERLWQHLESEPIRFHQEIEIPSTGKRKARKVKLAVRFCSVNLRTPYRFDNRDPLNVYAVYATEIDCPEGETPLSWMLLTTEVVETIEMAVTILRWYTYRWRVEEFHKVLKSGCQSERYRLASDGMKTLLGFLSVIAVELLHVTYLHRTQPDALAIEILNPLQLQVLKAAASQKLPPILTVAWAVESVAFLGGYLEHRRKTPLGIQVLWRGWLKLHDLCQGWQLAIRT from the coding sequence ATGACAACTGCCGCCGTAGAAGAATATAAGATAATGCTATCAGTCGGAGATACGACCTTCTTAGATTATCGCAATATCAAGGAAAAAAGGGAAGGGTATGGGCCGACTGGAAAAGGAGGGAATGGATTAATACTGCATAGTGCTTTAGCAATTGAGCCAGAAAAAGGACAAGTATTAGGTTTATTATGGCAAAAACTGTGGAATAGGGAGGTAAAAGAAAAGCCCCCAACAGATGAAACGGCGAAGCAGAAAAAAGAAAGACAGAAAGAACAAAGAAAAGCAGCTCGTCAAAGACCATTTGAGGAAAAAGAATCCTACAAATGGGTAGAGGCTCTAAACACCTGTGAGAAACAGGTAGAAAGTTCAACGAGGGTAATTCATGTATTTGACAGAGAAGGAGATGTTTCAGAAGTCTTTGACTCAGTGCGTCAACTCAAGCATACAGGAGTGCTGGTCAGAGCGTCTCATAATCGTAGTTTAGACAAAAATAGTGAACGACTTTGGCAACATTTGGAATCAGAACCGATTCGTTTTCATCAAGAAATCGAGATTCCGAGTACAGGAAAAAGAAAAGCACGGAAGGTTAAGCTTGCCGTCCGATTTTGCTCAGTTAATCTACGAACTCCCTATCGTTTTGATAATCGTGACCCGTTGAATGTCTATGCTGTTTATGCGACAGAAATCGATTGTCCCGAAGGCGAAACTCCTTTATCTTGGATGCTTCTGACTACAGAAGTTGTTGAGACTATTGAGATGGCTGTCACTATTCTTCGTTGGTACACCTACCGATGGCGGGTTGAAGAATTTCATAAAGTCCTTAAGTCTGGTTGTCAGAGTGAGCGTTATCGACTTGCCTCTGATGGAATGAAAACTCTTTTGGGTTTTTTAAGTGTCATTGCTGTTGAACTTTTACACGTTACTTATCTTCATCGTACCCAGCCCGATGCTCTCGCGATTGAAATTCTTAATCCTCTTCAACTTCAGGTGTTAAAAGCAGCCGCCTCTCAAAAACTTCCCCCTATTTTGACTGTTGCTTGGGCTGTCGAGTCTGTTGCTTTTCTTGGTGGTTATCTTGAACATCGTCGTAAAACTCCTCTCGGTATCCAAGTCCTTTGGCGCGGTTGGTTGAAGTTGCATGACCTTTGCCAAGGCTGGCAGCTTGCAATCCGCACTTAA
- a CDS encoding IS4 family transposase, whose translation MARQHPRRKGNPDLRRKTNQPGVEIPEITKELFELLEPTMFTPLKYLQGTHEKMMRDRVLNLPVMVALVLSIVYRQIAGISEAVRLLEEEGLLWVASLKVSKQAVSKRMMNVPAEIFAILLKGVLEKAAEKGKKLQVGEKWEKIREKFSAVWIADGSTLEQIRKNMKISKEEKSKLGGKIMMVVEAFTQRPVTLWYTENDKSNDKIWCEELAAKLPENGLILVDMGFFSFVWFDLLTEAKKFFLTRFRAGTSYKTKQVLSQGSHYRDEIIIMGNYRSNPCKHPVRLVSVLWGTIWYQYLTNVLSPEQLSAEEVCDLYRRRWTIEEAFLLTKRLLGLAYLWVGNKNGVQIQIICTLIFYTVLNQLVGEVAIALNQPKEKISVEMVFRSLYYVAKAIARGEKPDTVTYLAERAKLFGLVKAERKRHREKAALNQQIWEPIPLS comes from the coding sequence ATGGCAAGACAACATCCTCGGAGAAAAGGAAACCCAGACTTACGTCGTAAGACAAATCAGCCAGGGGTAGAAATCCCTGAAATAACAAAAGAGTTGTTTGAATTACTAGAACCCACAATGTTTACACCATTAAAATATTTACAGGGAACTCATGAGAAAATGATGAGAGATAGGGTGCTAAATTTACCAGTAATGGTGGCATTAGTGTTAAGTATAGTGTATCGTCAAATAGCGGGTATAAGTGAAGCGGTAAGACTGTTAGAGGAAGAGGGATTGCTATGGGTAGCATCATTAAAAGTAAGCAAACAGGCAGTATCAAAAAGAATGATGAATGTGCCAGCCGAAATATTTGCAATATTACTAAAAGGAGTGTTAGAAAAAGCAGCCGAAAAAGGGAAGAAGCTCCAAGTAGGAGAAAAATGGGAAAAAATAAGAGAAAAGTTTAGTGCAGTGTGGATAGCAGATGGCTCAACGCTAGAGCAGATAAGGAAAAATATGAAAATAAGTAAAGAAGAAAAGAGTAAATTGGGGGGTAAAATAATGATGGTAGTGGAAGCCTTTACCCAAAGACCCGTTACTTTATGGTACACAGAAAATGATAAATCAAATGATAAAATATGGTGTGAAGAATTGGCAGCTAAATTACCAGAAAATGGTTTAATTCTCGTAGATATGGGATTTTTTAGCTTTGTGTGGTTTGATTTGTTAACAGAAGCTAAAAAGTTTTTTCTAACCAGATTTAGAGCGGGTACATCTTACAAAACCAAACAAGTATTGTCTCAAGGTAGTCATTACAGAGATGAGATTATCATTATGGGAAATTACCGTTCTAATCCTTGCAAGCATCCGGTGAGATTAGTCTCAGTATTATGGGGAACAATCTGGTATCAGTATTTAACAAATGTGTTGTCTCCCGAACAACTGTCCGCCGAAGAGGTCTGTGATTTATATCGAAGACGATGGACAATCGAAGAAGCCTTTTTATTAACGAAAAGACTTTTAGGACTAGCCTATTTATGGGTAGGGAATAAGAATGGTGTCCAAATCCAGATTATTTGCACTTTGATTTTCTATACGGTCTTAAATCAATTGGTAGGGGAAGTGGCGATTGCTCTAAATCAACCGAAAGAAAAAATCTCAGTAGAGATGGTGTTTCGGAGTCTATACTATGTAGCGAAGGCTATTGCTAGAGGAGAAAAGCCTGATACAGTAACCTATCTGGCTGAACGTGCTAAGTTATTTGGTTTGGTCAAAGCTGAGAGAAAGCGACATCGAGAAAAGGCCGCTCTCAATCAACAAATTTGGGAACCCATTCCTTTAAGTTGA